A part of Ziziphus jujuba cultivar Dongzao chromosome 8, ASM3175591v1 genomic DNA contains:
- the LOC107414511 gene encoding cytokinin hydroxylase, with amino-acid sequence MEFLGVLCFIVVVNLSFLIWKLLNAWWICPIRRYRKLKRNGFGGPAPSFPFGNTSEMKRKATGNTGSCNNNYISHDIHPTVFPYFDRWQKVHGNVFIYWLGTEPFLYIAEPEFVRKMSAGVMGKSWGKPSVLRNDREPMFGNGLVMVEGDDWVRHRRLINPAFSPANLKGMARSMVESATNMLNKWTTLINSGHPEIDVERDIASTAGEIIAKTSFGKNYQNGQKVFQKLKAMQITLFKSNSFLGVPFSKYMYPKQLEAKRLGKEIDQLLLSIINARKETINDENPQYCDLLGLLLKSNNENGGTGKPLTTRELIDECKTLFFGGHDTTALALTWTLLLLALHPEWQTQLREEIREVIGDKEVDFTTIAGLKKMGCVMNEVIRLYSPAPNIQRQTREDIRVDDLIIPKGTNMWIDVVKMNHDSALWGKDVNEFRPERFKDDIYGGCNHKMGFLPFGFGGRMCVGRNFSMMQYKIVLTLILSRFSFTLSPIYCHSPSTLLTLRPSYGLPLILQPI; translated from the exons ATGGAGTTTCTTGGGGTTCTTTGTTTTATAGTGGTGGTCAATCTTTCTTTCTTGATTTGGAAATTGTTAAACGCTTGGTGGATTTGTCCGATTCGGAGATATCGTAAGCTCAAAAGAAATGGGTTTGGAGGTCCAGCTCCAAGTTTCCCTTTCGGTAACACTAGTGAGATGAAAAGAAAGGCAACTGGGAATACTGGTTCATGCAACAATAATTATATCAGCCATGATATACACCCCACTGTGTTTCCTTACTTCGACCGGTGGCAAAAAGTTCACG GGAATGTATTCATCTACTGGCTAGGCACGGAACCATTTTTATACATAGCAGAGCCAGAATTTGTAAGAAAAATGTCAGCTGGAGTGATGGGCAAGAGTTGGGGAAAGCCCAGTGTACTGAGAAATGATAGAGAACCCATGTTTGGTAATGGTTTGGTTATGGTCGAAGGTGACGACTGGGTTCGTCACCGACGCCTCATCAACCCTGCATTCTCTCCAGCCAACTTAAAG GGTATGGCACGCTCAATGGTAGAGTCAGCTACCAATATGCTGAACAAGTGGACAACTCTCATAAATTCTGGTCACCCAGAAATCGATGTCGAGAGAGACATAGCGTCAACAGCCGGAGAAATCATCGCGAAGACGAGCTTTGGCAAGAACTATCAAAATGGACAAAAAGTGTTCCAAAAGCTAAAGGCCATGCAAATCACTCTTTTCAAGTCCAACAGTTTTCTAGGGGTTCCTTTCAGCAAGTACATGTACCCAAAGCAATTAGAGGCCAAAAGGCTTGGAAAAGAAATCGACCAACTACTGTTATCAATAATAAACGCTAGAAAAGAAACCATTAATGACGAGAATCCTCAGTACTGTGACTTGCTAGGGTTATTGCTTAAATCGAATAATGAAAATGGAGGGACAGGGAAGCCATTAACGACTCGAGAACTGATCGACGAGTGCAAGACTCTCTTCTTCGGAGGCCACGATACGACGGCGTTGGCATTGACCTGGACGTTGCTGCTTTTGGCATTGCATCCAGAGTGGCAAACCCAATTGAGAGAAGAGATCAGAGAAGTGATTGGAGATAAAGAAGTTGATTTTACCACCATTGCTGGTCTCAAAAAG ATGGGATGCGTGATGAACGAAGTTATTCGACTCTACTCCCCAGCTCCAAATATACAAAGGCAAACAAGAGAAGACATTCGAGTAGATGACCTAATAATCCCAAAAGGAACCAACATGTGGATTGATGTCGTGAAAATGAACCATGACTCGGCTCTATGGGGGAAGGACGTGAATGAATTCAGACCAGAGAGGTTCAAGGATGACATCTATGGAGGGTGCAACCACAAAATGGGCTTTTTGCCATTTGGGTTTGGAGGACGAATGTGCGTGGGTAGGAATTTTAGTATGATGCAGTACAAGATTGTGTTGACCTTAATTTTGTCTAGGTTTTCCTTTACCCTTTCCCCAATTTATTGCCATTCTCCTTCTACACTTCTCACTTTGAGGCCTAGCTATGGGTTGCCTCTCATACTTCAACCCATTTAA
- the LOC107414516 gene encoding cytokinin hydroxylase yields MELVGLYQSFPLATGFFLLILVWKLLFCCWISPTLAYLKLKKNGFGGPSPSFPLGNISDMTKKSKSISFGSSLDIINHDIHSKVFPYFSMWQKSYGKVFIYWLGTEPFLYVAEPEFLKKMSSQVMGKGWGKPSVFKFDRKPMFGNGLLMTEGDEWVRHRHVIAPAFNPINLKVMASLMVESTTNMLDKWSSLINSGNPEIDVEHEITATAGEIIARTSFGLSYQNGKIVLEKLRALQMTLFMSNRFVGVPFGKFLCPKQNLEARRLGKEIDQLFFSIITDRKKLMKSSNVPPQDLLGLLLKESQVEGGLGKTLTSGELVDECKTFFFGGHETTALAITWTLLLLAIHPEWQTQLREEIKEVIGDKEIDASLLSGLKKMGWVLSEILRLYPSAPNVQRQARGDIQVNDLTIPDGTNMWIDVVAMHHDPNLWGEDVNEFKPQRFKDDINGGCKHKMGYLPFGFGARMCVGRNLTFMEYKIVLTLILSRFSFTLSPNYSHSPSIMLSLRPIHGLPLIFHQLC; encoded by the exons atgGAGCTTGTGGGTCTATATCAATCATTTCCTTTAGCCACTGGGTTTTTCCTTCTCATCCTTGTATGgaagttattattttgttgctggatatcaCCTACTCTAGCTTATCTTAAACTTAAGAAAAATGGGTTTGGAGGTCCATCTCCAAGTTTCCCGCTAGGTAATATTAGCGACATGACAAAGAAGAGCAAAAGCATTTCTTTTGGGTCTTCTTTGGATATCATCAACCATGATATACATTCAAAGGTGTTTCCCTACTTCTCTATGTGGCAAAAGTCCTACG GAAAAGTATTCATATACTGGCTAGGCACAGAGCCATTCTTATATGTAGCAGAGCCAGAGTTTCTTAAGAAAATGTCTTCCCAAGTTATGGGGAAGGGTTGGGGAAAACCATctgttttcaaatttgatagaAAACCCATGTTTGGAAATGGTTTGCTTATGACTGAAGGAGACGAATGGGTTCGTCATCGCCATGTTATTGCACCCGCATTCAATCCGATTAACTTGAAG GTAATGGCAAGCTTAATGGTGGAGTCCACCACAAATATGTTGGACAAATGGAGTAGTTTGATAAATTCTGGCAATCCGGAAATCGATGTTGAGCACGAAATCACAGCGACAGCCGGAGAGATAATCGCCAGGACAAGTTTTGGACTAAGTTACCAAAATGGCAAAATTGTTCTTGAAAAATTAAGAGCCCTCCAAATGACTCTTTTCATGAGCAACCGTTTTGTGGGAGTTCCTTTTGGAAAATTCTTATGCCCTaaacaaaaccttgaggccagaaGGCTCGGGAAAGAAATCGATCAGCTTTTCTTCTCGATCATCACCGATCGAAAGAAATTGATGAAAAGTAGTAATGTTCCACCACAGGATTTGCTTGGTTTGTTGCTAAAAGAGAGCCAAGTAGAAGGTGGTTTAGGGAAGACATTAACGAGTGGAGAACTTGTGGATGAATGCaaaacttttttctttggtgGCCATGAGACAACAGCCTTAGCAATTACATGGACTTTGCTACTTCTTGCTATCCATCCAGAATGGCAAACTCAGCTTAGAGAAGAGATTAAAGAAGTGATAGGAGACAAAGAAATTGATGCAAGCTTGCTTTCTGGGCTTAAGAAG ATGGGATGGGTGCTGAGTGAGATTCTTCGACTATACCCATCAGCACCAAATGTGCAAAGACAAGCAAGAGGAGACATTCAAGTAAATGACCTTACTATCCCTGATGGAACCAATATGTGGATTGATGTCGTAGCTATGCACCATGACCCAAATCTATGGGGTGAAGATGTAAATGAGTTCAAACCTCAAAGATTCAAGGATGACATTAATGGTGGATGCAAACACAAAATGGGATATTTGCCTTTTGGGTTTGGAGCAAGAATGTGTGTTGGTAGGAACTTGACCTTCATGGAGTATAAGATAGTCCTAACCTTGATTCTCTCTAGGTTTTCTTTCACACTCTCTCCAAACTATTCTCATTCTCCTTCTATTATGCTCTCTCTTAGGCCTATCCATGGCCTCCCTCTCATATTCCATCAACTTTGCTAG
- the LOC107414512 gene encoding tripeptidyl-peptidase 2, which yields MQNPLLSYKLPYVSPFPQSFFSSECLSLIIRPKRQRPRKGGEWTRRRSSSSGSRSGGDRGRVRAMPGSSFGSEDNGSLRSFKLNESTFLASLMPKKEIGADRFVEAHPHYDGRGVLIAIFDSGVDPAADGLQVTSDGKPKILDVLDCTGSGDVDTSKVVKADENGCISGASGTSLVVNSAWKNPSGEWHVGYKFVYELFTSDLASRLKKERKKKWDEKNQEEIAKAVKNLDEFDQKHIKVEDADLKRVREDLQNRIDYLRKQADSYDDKGPIIDAVVWHDGDVWRVALDTRSLEDDPNSGKLANFVPLTNFRTERKFGIFSKLDACTFVVNVYDEGNILSIVTDSSPHATHVAGIASAFHPKEPLLNGVAPGAQLISCKIGDSRLGSMETGTGLTRALIAAVEHKCDLINMSYGEPALLPDYGRFVDLVNEAVNKHHLIFVSSAGNSGPALSTVGAPGGTTSSIIGVGAYLSPAMAAGAHCVVEAPSEGLEYTWSSRGPTADGDLGVCISAPGGAVAPVPTWTLQRRRLMNGTSMASPSACGGIALLISAMKAEGIPVSPYNVRKALENTSVPVGNLPEDKLTTGQGLMQVDKAHEYIQQCRNVPCVTYQIKINQSGKSTPISRGIYIREPSACQQSTEWTVDVEPKFHEDASKLDELVPFEECLELHSSGPAIVRTPEYLLLTHNGRSFNIIVDPTNLSEGLHYCEVYAVDCKAPWRGPIFRVPITITKPSVVIDRPPLIKYSRMSFLPGHIERRFIEVPLGATWVEASMQTSGFDTSRRFFVDTVQLYPLQRPSKWESVVTFSSPSAKSFFFPVVGGHTMELAIAQFWSSGIGSHETTIVDFEIVFHGINIDKKRVVLDGSEAPIRIDAEALLASERLAPSAILKKVRVPYRPIEAKLFTLTSSRDKLPSGKQILALILTYKFKLEDGAEVKPYIPLLNNRIYDTKFESQFYMISDANKRVYAMGDCYPEFSKLPKGEYSLQFYLRHDNVQYLEKMKQLVLFIERKLEEKDGIQLCFFSKPDGPLMGIGSYEPTILVPGKKEAFYVGPPPKDKLPKNCPQGSVLLGTISYGKLSYLGQGHGKDLKDYPVSYHISYVVPPNKPDEDKGKGSSPTLTKSVSERLEEEVRDAKIKVLASLRQDSDEEISEWKKLSDSLKSEYPKYTPLLSKILEGLVSRNNVVDKIHHDEEVISAANEVVDSIDRDELAKYFGIKSEPEDEEAEKIKKKMETSRDQLAEALYQKGLALVEIETLERKKTASEGAKDVDETVDRSRPDSGIQPDKFEENFKELKKWVNIKSSKYGTLLVIRERRSGRLGTALKVVNDLIQDDGEPPKKKLYELKLSLLEEIGWSHLVTYERQWMHVCFPANLPLF from the exons atgcaaAACCCATTGTTATCATATAAATTGCCATACGTGTCCCCATTTCCACAATCTTTCTTCTCATCTGAGTGTCTCTCGCTCATCATTAGACCCAAAAGGCAAAGACCAAGAAAAGGAGGAGAGTGGACTAGAAGAAGAAGCAGTAGCAGTGGTAGTAGAAGTGGTGGCGATAGAGGTAGGGTCAGGGCAATGCCTGGTTCATCGTTTGGGAGTGAGGATAATGGCTCTCTGCGTAGCTTCAAGCTGAACGAGTCCACTTTTTTGGCTTCACTCATGCCTAAGAAAGAGATTGGTGCCGATCGCTTCGTCGAAGCTCATCCTCACTACGATGGCCGAGGCGTTCTCATCGCTATCTTTG ATTCGGGGGTGGATCCGGCTGCTGATGGATTACAAGTTACATCCGATGGAAAGCCAAAAATATTAGATGTTCTTGATTG cACGGGGAGTGGGGATGTTGATACCTCAAAAGTGGTAAAGGCTGATGAAAATGGCTGTATTTCTGGAGCTTCAG GTACTTCTCTGGTTGTCAATTCTGCATGGAAGAACCCTTCTGGTGAGTGGCATGTGGGTTATAAATTTGTATACGAGTTGTTCACTAGTGATTTGGCTTCTCGCTTGAAG aaagaaagaaagaaaaaatgggaTGAAAAGAACCAGGAGGAAATTGCTAAGGCTGTTAAGAATCTTGATGAGTTTGATCAG AAACACATCAAGGTGGAGGATGCAGACCTGAAAAGGGTTCGTGAGGACCTCCAAAACAGAATTGATTATCTACGGAAGCAAGCTGAT AGCTATGATGACAAAGGGCCAATTATAGATGCTGTTGTATGGCATGATGGAGATGTATGGAGGGTTGCCTTGGACACACGGAGTCTTGAGGATGACCCAAACTCTGGGAAGCTTGCTAATTTTGTGCCCCTAACTAATTTTAG GACAGAGCGGAAGTTTGgtatttttagcaaattagaTGCCTGTACGTTTGTTGTTAATGTGTATGATGAAGGGAATATCTTAAGTATTGTGACAGATAGCTCCCCTCATGCCACTCATGTTGCTGGTATTGCTAGTGCTTTCCACCCTAAG GAGCCCTTGTTGAATGGAGTTGCACCTGGTGCACAGTTGATATCTTGTAAAATTGGGGATTCACGCTTAGGTTCAATGGAGACAGGAACCGGCCTCACTCGAGCTTTAATAGCTGCTGTGGAG CACAAATGTGATCTGATCAACATGAGTTATGGAGAACCTGCTTTATTGCCAGACTATGGACGCTTTGTTGACCTTGTTAATGAA GCTGTAAACAAGCACCATTTGATATTCGTAAGTAGTGCCGGTAATAGTGGTCCAGCTTTGAGCACCGTTGGAGCACCTGGTGGTACCACTTCTAGCATTATAGGAGTTGGTGCATATCTCTCTCCTGCAATGGCTGCTGGTGCTCATTGTGTTGTTGAAGCTCCGTCTGAAGGGCTTGAATATACATG GTCCAGCCGAGGACCAACGGCTGATGGAGATCTTGGTGTCTGTATAAGTGCTCCTGGTGGGGCTGTTGCTCCTGTTCCTACATGGACTCTCCAACGACGTAGGCTTATGAATGGAACATCAATGGCATCACCATCTGCCTGTGGGGGAATTGCATTACTCATAAGTGCAATGAAG GCTGAAGGCATTCCCGTGAGTCCTTACAATGTTAGAAAAGCTCTTGAGAATACATCTGTTCCTGTCGGCAATTTACCAGAGGATAAATTAACCACTGGACAAGGGCTTATGCAAGTTGACAA GGCACATGAATATATACAACAGTGCAGGAATGTGCCATGTGttacatatcaaataaaaattaatcagtCTGGAAAATCTA CTCCTATATCACGAGGCATCTACATAAGAGAGCCTAGTGCTTGTCAACAATCTACTGAG TGGACAGTGGATGTTGAGCCAAAATTTCATGAAGATGCAAGTAAGTTAGATGAATTGGTTCCTTTTGAAGAATGTTTGGAGTTGCATTCAAGTGGACCAGCAATTGTGAGGACTCCTGAGTACCTCCTTCTTACTCATAACGGGCGAAGCTTCAA CATTATAGTAGATCCTACTAATCTTAGTGAAGGACTGCACTATTGTGAAGTCTATGCTGTTGATTGTAAAGCCCCTTGGCGTGGTCCTATTTTCAGAGTCCCAATTACTATAACAAAGCCCAGTGTTGTGATTGATCGACCTCCCTTGATTAAATATTCGAGAATGTCTTTTCTGCCAG GCCACATAGAAAGGAGATTTATAGAGGTCCCACTTGGTGCTACTTGGGTTGAAGCAAGCATGCAAACATCAGGATTTGATACATCAAGAAGATTTTTTGTTGACACTGTTCAG CTTTACCCCTTGCAAAGGCCTAGTAAGTGGGAGAGTGTTGTGACATTTTCTTCTCCTTCCGCCAAAAGCTTTTTCTTTCCTGTTGTGGGTGGCCATACAATGGAATTAGCTATAGCTCAGTTTTGGTCAAGCGGCATAGGAAGCCATGAAACGACTATTGTTGATTTTGAA ATTGTGTTTCATGGAATTAACATTGACAAAAAGCGAGTAGTTCTTGATGGAAGTGAAGCACCCATCAGAATTGATGCTGAAGCTTTACTGGCATCTGAAAGACTTGCACCTTCTGCTATTCTAAAGAAG GTAAGAGTTCCATATCGACCCATTGAGGCTAAACTTTTTACACTCACAAGCAGTCGTGACAAACTACCTTCAGGCAAACAAATTCTAGCACTGATATTAAC ATACAAGTTCAAATTAGAAGATGGAGCTGAAGTAAAACCTTACATTCCATTACTTAACAACCGCATATATGACACTAAGTTTGAGTCTCAGTTTTATATGATCTCTGATGCAAACAAG CGTGTATATGCAATGGGTGACTGCTATCCTGAATTTTCAAAACTTCCCAAGGGAGAATACAGTTTACAATTCTATCTAAG GCATGACAATGTGCAGTATTTGGAAAAGATGAAACAATTAGTGTTATTCATCGAGAGAAAATTGGAAGAGAAG GATGGAATTCAATTGTGCTTTTTTTCTAAACCTGATGGCCCTTTGATGGGAATTGGTAGTTATGAGCCAACAATTTTAGTTCCTGG GAAGAAAGAAGCATTTTATGTTGGCCCACCCCCCAAAGACAAGCTTCCAAAG AATTGTCCTCAAGGATCTGTATTGCTTGGAACGATCTCCTATGGAAAGCTTTCATATCTTGGGCAAGGACACGGAAAAGACCTGAAGGATTACCCTGTGTCTTATCATATTTCTTATGTAGTGCCGCCAAATAAG CCTGACGAGGACAAGGGAAAAGGTTCTTCTCCTACTTTAACCAAGTCTGTCTCTGAACGCTTAGAAGAAGAG GTTCGGGATGCAAAGATAAAAGTTCTTGCAAGTCTAAGACAAGATTCCGATGAAGAAATCTCAGAATGGAAAAAGTTATCCGACTCTCTTAAG TCTGAATACCCAAAATACACTCCACTGCTTTCAAAGATACTGGAAGGTTTGGTTTCTCGAAACAATGTTGTGGACAAAATCCATCATGATGAAGAG GTTATCAGTGCTGCCAATGAGGTTGTTGATAGTATTGACAGAGACGAGCTAGCGAAATATTTTGGTATCAAAAGTGAACCTGAAGATGAGGAGGCAGAG AAAATCAAGAAGAAGATGGAAACATCCCGTGATCAATTAGCAGAGGCACTTTACCAGAAAGGACTAGCACTTGTAGAGATAGAAACTTTAGAG CGTAAGAAGACAGCATCTGAAGGTGCAAAAGATGTGGACGAAACTGTTGACCGTTCTAGACCAGACTCTGGTATCCAGCCTGATAAGTTTGAAGAGAACTTTAAAGAACTGAAGAAATGGGTTAATATCAAGTCCTCTAAATATGGAACCCTCTTGGTTATACGTGAGAGACGTAGTGGAAGGCTTGGAACTGCACTGAAG GTGGTGAACGACTTAATTCAAGACGATGGAGAGCCTCCTAAGAAGAAGCTATATGAATTGAAGCTGTCTCTACTTGAAGAGATCGGTTGGTCTCATTTGGTGACATACGAGAGACAATGGATGCATGTGTGTTTCCCAGCCAATTTGCCTCTTTTCTAG